Genomic DNA from Thiovulum sp. ES:
TTTTGGGAGTTGATATAAATATTAAAAATAACTTGTTTGCAACCTCTGATAAAAACATAACAATAGATTATGATAGAAATATGCTAAATGATTATGTAAAATTTCTGAAAAAAATTGATAAAAGAGAAAAAGCTGTAAATGGAAAAACTAAGAAATTAGGTAAAAAGCAGAATAAAATTTATCAAAAATGGCAAACCAGAATTCAAAATATGGTAATTGAAAAAGTTGTGGAACTCGTTAAAAGTGCGAAAAACATGGGATATTCTCATTTAGTTTT
This window encodes:
- a CDS encoding putative transposase (PFAM: Probable transposase), whose product is MGVDINIKNNLFATSDKNITIDYDRNMLNDYVKFLKKIDKREKAVNGKTKKLGKKQNKIYQKWQTRIQNMVIEKVVELVKSAKNMGYSHLVLEDLELLGKLRSDNLEFSINNGRLIRLLNLSSIKNRIRN